A window of Pseudomonadota bacterium genomic DNA:
CCCTCCCCTGTTGCTTCGGGTACGGCACCGTTGATTCGCGTCGAGTCCGTGACGGTTCGGGCCGACGATGGCCGTGCGATCCTCGAAGATCTCACCGTCGAGTGGGATCAGGCGAGGGTCGGCGTGATCGGCGCCAACGGCTCGGGCAAGAGCACCTTCGTTCGATTGCTCAACGGCCTGGTGCGCCCCGACGTCGGCGCTGTGCACGTGGACGGACTGCTCGTCGACCGTAACCTGGC
This region includes:
- a CDS encoding ATP-binding cassette domain-containing protein, translating into MTVRADDGRAILEDLTVEWDQARVGVIGANGSGKSTFVRLLNGLVRPDVGAVHVDGLLVDRNLA